Part of the Weissella coleopterorum genome is shown below.
GGTTGCGCGTGATTACGATTGGTTCATTGATCGTGGCCAACCTCGGATTAACGACAATTATTGCTTGGTCCGTTCCGGTGATGATGATGTTATATCCTTATGCCTTAGGGATCATTGGCTTAAGTTTATGTAAAAAATATTTTGAAGGCTCACCAGTTGTTTATCGTTGGACAATCGGTTTAATCACGATTCCAGCAATCGGTGATATGTTGGCTAATTTACCGGTTTCAAATGCTGGTTTGGATCATCTAGTAGCGGGATACCATCATTTGGTCCCATTTAGTAGCCAAGGACTGGGTTGGATTCTACCGGGATTCATTGGAGCGTTACTAGGTTATGGTCAATATCGTTTGATTCAAACCAAGATTATGCAAAAGATTGAGAAATAAGCACTAGATTTAAATGGGGGAGGATCGACATGCCCAGAAATATTCTGCCTGTAAAATTAAATGAAATTAAAGAAGGCGTGGTCACAGACATCTTACATAATGGGATGGGCGTGATCATGGTTGATCAACACTATCCAGTAAAGTTAGTGGATGCTTTTTTAGGTGAAAAAATTCGGTGTCGTTTGACCCAGGTTGATCGCTTATCGGCATACGGTGAGGTCCTGACGGTTGTAAAACCGTCCGCGGATCGGCAGAATCAAAATAAAGCATATCTGCTTGAAGCGGGGGTGGCGCCGTATGTGAACTTAAGTTATTCGGGGCAATTGAAGTTAAAACGGCGACAGGTCGAACAAGCGTTTGCGGCCGTTGATTTAAAGCTCCCTGTGGCAGCCACCATTGGAGCAGACCAACCAACGCATTATCGTAATAAGACGGTCGTGCCTTTGAAAAATCAAAATGGGCATCTGACAACTGGTTTCTTTGATCGGAAAAATAAAGATACCATTGTCCCGATGGATGATTATTATTTGAATGATCCTATCATCGATCAAACGATTGGGATTGTCCGTGATATTTTGGATCAATTTAAGACGCCAATTTATAATGATGTCACTAAGCAAGGTGCCATGCGCTATATTATGGTGCGACGCGGATATTATTCGCAGCAAGTCATGGTCGTTTTGGTCAGCCACTTGGCGCAAATACCAGATGAAGCCGCGATTGCACAAGCCATTGTGGAACAAGTCCCGGCCTTGAAAAGTTTAATCTTAAATCATAATCCACGTCAAACAAGTCAACAATTGACCGGTGATAATCGCGTTTTGTGGGGGGATGCAGCTATTCATGACCAATTACTTGGGCATGACTTTGTGATTGGACCAAATTCTTTTTATCAAGTTAATCCTAAAACGACCGAAGTTCTCTACCAATTGGCCGCACAGATGGGCGAATTGAAAGCAAGTGATCATGCTATTGATGCATACTCGGGGATTGGAACGATTGGTCTTTCGATTGCAGATCAAGTTCAGCAAGTTTACGGAGTTGAGGTAGTGGAGCGAGCGGTTGAAGACGCTAAAATAAATATTGCGCAAAATCAAATTAAAAATGCGCAATATATTGCAGCTGACGCTCCAGTCCAGATGGAAAAGTGGCGAGATGAAAATTTACCTGCTGATATCATCTTTGTGGATCCGCCACGGCGTGGCTTAACGGAAACATTAATGGATGCCATGGTGTATCTTAATCCAGACCGGGTGGTTTATGTTTCATGTAACCCGGTTACGATGGCGCGGGATATTAAATATATGACGGAACATGGGTATCAAGTGCAAGGACCGATTCAGCCCCTTGATCAGTTTCCACAGACAGCACACGTTGAATGTGTGGCTTTATTAGTCAATAAGCATTAATATCAACTAAAAACGCCACCTAGATTTAAAACAATCTAGGTGGCGTTTTTAGTTTATTTACGCTGTAATAACAAAGCGGCCTCATCAGTAAGCACGTCATAAAAATAACGAACCTCATAAGCATTAATGGGGAGGTTTTTGGTTATGGCTAGGATTTGCTGCATCGCCGGATCTTGATGATGACCGTCTAAAACGATCAAACCGAGTGTTCGCAGATAGAGTTGAATTTGTTGAATCGTTTGTTTTAGTGCGTTGGCATCAGTTTGCGCATCAATTTGAAATAAAAAGACGGTAATCAATTCAGCGGGGCTTAAATAGTTTGGGATTTCCGTGAAGGCTTTTTCAATTGGCTCTACGCGGGCCGTTAGTCCACTTAAAAAGAGGGATGCGGCCATATCATCAATTTCTTTTTTTTGATCAGAAAAAGCTAGGACGTGACCGCCATCTCCGACACGACTGGCTAAAAATCGGGTACTATCTCCCGCTTTGATGGTGGCATCAACGACGGTATCACCTACGTGTAGAATTTCGTCAATTTGGATTTGAGCTAAATTATGGGTTTTACGCATGCTTTATTTCTCCTTGGGTTTATATCTGAAAATAAATTCTTTTGAGATAATGAGTAAAAAGCCAGCTAAAACAAGGCCAGCTAGGACATCGGAAAGGTAATGTACACCTAGATATACGCGACTCATTGGGATTGTCACAATCAGACAGGTTAATAATGTCATGAATGCATATTTAATTGGATCGTTTTTGACGTAATAGTAAACTAATACAATTAATGAGCCATAGAGAAGCATGGCATTCATGGAATGTCCAGATGGAAATGATGAACCACCTTCGTCAACTAGATGGAGAATGTTAGGCCGAGGCCGATTCACAAAGTGTTTAAATATTTTCATGACTCCAAGGCCAAAGATGCCGACATTGAGCATCACGAAGAGCGCAATATCATACTTTTTAAAAATTAAGGCAAAAAAACAAGCCCACAGTGCAATGAAACCGGTCCAAATAGGATTCCCAGCTCGCGTGATATTTTTAAAAAACCAAGTTCGTTCTGGTGTGACAGGTTCACGAATGTTTTGAAGCCCCCACTGATCTAATTGGTGGATGTAAGGTAGGTGCCAGACGACCCCCATCAGGAGGATTAGAAAGATAGCGAGGCAAAAAAAGGCTAAACTAATTTGCCAGCGATTGATTTGACGTTGCATACGAAACTTTCTCCTCATTTTAAAATAATTTACCTTTCATATTAGCACACAATGTTAGAAACGCGGGGACGAAAACACAGTCGAATGTTGAATGATTTGAATGAATTATATAGGAAACTGGCTTGAACGCAGCGACCATTAAAAATGGGAAGAAGCGTTTAGAGATCAGGTGATTTAAACCTTTGATAACTTTTGGCGCCTTCAAAAAATACACATACAAATTAAGTTGGAATTAGCGTATAATTTTTTTATATAAACTGAAAAAACCGACCATCGATAAAATGCTGTTAAATCGAATGGTCAGCAAAGTGAGGATGAGATCAATGGCATACCAACATCAAGAAGTGGAACAAAAATGGCAACATTTTTGGGATGCTAATCAGACATTTAAAACTGGAACCGATCAATCGAAACCTAAGTACTATGTTTTGGATATGTTCCCCTTTCCTTCAGGACAAGGACTTCATGTGGGGCATCCAGAGGGATACACGGCGACTGATATTTTAGCACGGATGAAGCGGATGCAAGGATTTAATGTTTTGCATCCAATGGGATTTGATGCCTTTGGACTCCCTACGGAAGACTACGCAATTAAGACGGGGGCGAACCCTAAAGATGTGACGAAAACGAATGTAAATAATTTTCGCCGTCAAATGCGTTCATTGGGACTTTCATATGATTGGTCGCGGGAAGTTAACACGACTAATCCAAAGTACTACAAATGGACACAGTGGATTTTTGAGCAGTTGTATAAAAAAGGTTTGGCTTACGAAGATGAAATGATGGTGAACTGGGCCCCTGATTATAATGGTGGAACTGTGGTCGCCAACGAAGAAATTATTAATGGCCGGACTGAGCGTGGAGACTACCCTGTATATCGGGTTCCAATGCGGCAGTGGGTTTTGAAAATTACTGAATATGCCGACCGGCTCTTGGATGATTTGGATGATTTAGATTGGCCGGAAGCCATTAAAGAGCAACAGAGAAATTGGATTGGTCGTTCCACGGGAGCAGCCATTGATTTTGAGGTAGCCGATCATGGGGACCAAACTATTGAAGTCTTTACGACCCGCCCGGATACATTATTTGGTGCATCGTATGTTGTTTTGGCGCCTGAACATGAGTTAGTGGACCAAATCACCACGCCTGCGCAAAAGGCGGCCGTGGAGACGTTCAGGACGAATTTGGCTTCGAAATCCGATTTGGAGCGAACGGATCTAAATAAAGATAAGTCTGGAATCTTTACAGGATCGTTTGCGATTAATCCGGTTAATGGGGCTAAGCTACCGATTTGGATTGGTGATTATGTCTTAGCTTCGTACGGAACTGGCGCAGTGATGGCTGTCCCAGCCCATGATGCAAGAGATTATGAGTTTGCGACTAAGTACGATTTGCCTAAGCTAGAAGTCGTGGCAGGTGGTGATATCAAAATGGCCGTGTATACGGGCGATGGAGTTCATGTTAATTCTGATTTTCTTGATGGTTTGGAAAAAGAAGCGGCAATAGAACGAATGTTATCGTGGTTGACTGAAAACCAAGTGGGGGCCAAGAAGGTTAATTATCGGTTGCGTGATTGGATTTTCTCACGGCAACGCTACTGGGGAGAGCCAATTCCTGTGATCAATTGGGATGATGGGACTAAAACCTTAGTGCCTGAAGATCAATTGCCATTGCGGTTACCCGAAGCAGAAAATATTTTGCCAACGGGAACGGGTGAATCGCCTCTAGCCAATATTGATGACTGGGTCAATGTTACTGATGAACAAGGTCGACACGGCCGAAGGGAAACTAATACCATGCCACAATGGGCTGGATCATCTTGGTATTATCTACGTTACATGGATCCCCATAATGATGAAATGATGGTTGATCCGGAACTAGAACAATATTGGCAAAATGTGGACCTATATGTTGGTGGGGCTGAACATGCAGTTTTGCATTTGTTGTATGCACGTTTCTGGCACAAGGTCTTGTATGATCTAGGAGTGGTGACGACCAAAGAACCGTTCCAAAAGTTAGCTAATCAGGGAATGATCTTAGGTTCAAATCACGAAAAGATGTCAAAGTCTAAGGGAAATGTAGTTAATCCAGATGATGTGGTAGCTCAATATGGCGCAGATACTTTGCGACTTTATGAGATGTTCATGGGGCCTTTAGAACAATCGATTGCGTGGTCTGAAGAAGGTCTTTCTGGTTCGCGCCGTTGGCTGGATCGTGTTTGGCGCTTGATAATTGATGATGAAAATAATCTTCGCGACCATATTACGACGGTCAATGATCATAAATTAGATAAGGTCTATCACGAAACAGTTAAGAAGGTCACTGAACATTTCGCCAATATGCGTTTCAATACTGGTATTTCACAGTTGATGGTCTTTGTGAATGAGGCCTATAAAGTTGATAATTTACCAGCTGAATATGTAGAAGGTTTCATTCAACTATTGTCACCAGTTGCACCACACATTAGTGAGGAACTTTGGAGTTACTTCCACCCAAATGAGTCAATTCAAACGACGACATGGCCTACATATGACGAAAATAAGTTAGTAGAGAGTACTGTTGAAATTGTTTTCCAAGTGAATGGTAAATTACGTGGTAAAGCGCAAATGGATAAGGATAGCACGAAAGAAGCGATGATCGCGGCTGCCTTAGCGAATGAAGGTGTACAACGGACCCTAGATGGTCAAACTCCTAAAAAGGTGATCGCTGTATCTGGTAAGCTAGTGAGTGTTGTCATGTAAGGTGTCTGACATACAGACGGCATTAAACAAATAAAGTAAGAGGCTATTGTATAAATTCGACGGAATTTATACAATAGCCTCTTTATGTAGGTTCGTTTATTAAAAAAGAGCTCTGAAAAATGTTTAAAATACTAAATTATTGGATTTCCGTATGTGATTGTCGCAATTTATTATATACTGGTTGTAATATCAAGAATTAAAATAAATTAATAATAAAAATAGGTAGGATCATGAAAATAAAAATTTTAAAAGGAGTCACAGTCCTGCTATTGGGTCTCATTCTAGGACAATCATTTGCTCAAGCTGCCGCAATCACTCCCACTAGTGCAGCGCCTGCTGAAATCACTGTTGATGTGAATTCCGGGCAAGTTATTGCGAGTAAAAATGATCAAGAGCGTCTCCCCATCGCTTCGGTTTCCAAATTGATTGTGATCTATTTGGTGGAACAAGCAATTCAATCGGGACAATTTACGCATACTACGAAAGTTAAAGTTCCCGCTAAAATTGCCGCGTTTAGTCAAGATAGTGGTGTTGCTAACGTTGAGTTGTCAGCTGAACGAACCTATACCATTGAACAATTGGAGAGCGCTGCCTTGGTCGCGTCTGCTAATGGAGCAGCGATGGCTTTGGCTGATCAAGTTTGTGGAAGTCAGGATAAATTTTATCAAGTCGCTAATCAATTATTGACGAGTTGGGGTATTAAAAATGCCAATATTATTTCAGCTTCGGGGTTGAGTGAGAATGATATGGGTAGTTTCCGTAATCAAAAGTTGGACGCTAGCTTAGAAAATAAACTTTCAGCACGTGAAGTGGCAATGATCGCTTGGCATCTAGTTCGGGATTATCCGCAGATTTTTAAATTAACAAATCAAAAAGAGGCCGAATTTCCAAAACCAGATAACAGTAATCAAACCATGAAAAATACTAATGAACTCTTATGGAGTTCTAAATATCAATTTAAGGGGTTGAAAACTGGAACTACGGTTCATGATGGCCAAAATGTGGTGGGATATACTCAGCTTGATAAGATTCCCGTGTTAACCGTAGTTTTGAATGCAGCTGAGGGTCAAAATTTCACGGAAACTGAGAATATGTTAGATCAAATTAAGAATCAGACGAATTTGGTGAAGGTGACCGCTCGGCAACAAATTTATATCAAAAATGCTAAAAATAAACAAGGCTTAGTTGAGTTGGAACCGCAAAAGGCGATCACTGTTTTTGCCAAAGAACGCCAATTAGCTACTAAGCAAACTTTTAAGGTTAATAGTGAACAAGCTGAGGCACCCTTCAATCGGCATCAATGGTTAGCAATACAACGGGTTTTATTTAAAAATGAAGCTTTAAATGATTATTTAGGAGAACAACCCAGCTTACGTTACCAAACGGTGAATAAAGTTAAAGTTGCAAATCCGATTGTTATGATTTTTCGGCCAGTCGTGGCATGGTTTGAAAAAGTCTTTTAATTTTTATTAATGAAGAGTTGAGATTCTCACATAAAATTTAATATCGTGTATAATAAATCAATGTGAGTTATCGGCGTTATAGTTCAACGGGATAGAACAAGGACCTCCTAAGTCTTAGATCACAGTTCGAGTCTGTGTAACGTCATTGATTTTAAATTGAACGAAAGGTCACAGGGTGATTGCATGACGGCTGAAACGCAAAATGATAAAAAAATTCGGCGAGAAATGACGTACCAAGAAGTGCAGAATTTACTGCATCAGCAACAACAACGAACCGAAGCAGTCGACACTAACGCATCTAAAAAAACACCCGGTGAAGTTTCTAAAAGGGCTTTAAACCGTTCCGGTAAATTAGTGAGAGGTTCGCAAAAGGTTTATATTAAACCTAGCCATCGGAAAAAGATTTCTTTTCCAGAAAATGAAGTCATGAATGGAGCAACTACCAGTCAGCACGCCATTCAAGTAACGGAAGTGGCCGATTCATACCACTATGAAAAACTGGAACCGATCAAGTCGAATACGAGTAGTTTGAAAGGTCAGCCGCAAATTAAGCCGCTCAAAACGCAACCAGCAACGAAACCATCAGCTAGTAAAGCTAGTAACGTGGTGTCTGAGCCCAGTGAAAGTTTATCTGATCAGAGTAAAATGTTACGTGGTTCTCTTTGGATGACCATTGGTAATTTGGTTTCACGACTTTTGGGAGCGCTATATATTATTCCGTGGTCAATGATGATTGGAGTCGCTTATACGACTTCAGCGAATGGTCTGTATGCACAAGGGTATCAGATCTACTCAGTCGCGCTATTAGTGGCTACGGCAGGGCTTCCGAATGTTCTAGCACGTTTAGTCGCTGAATTTGCGGAGAAGAAGCAGTTTGGGCGAGTGAAAAGTGTCTTACGACAATCTTTGATCTTAGGCCTTGTGATGGGAGCTGTGGCAGCGCTCATCTTGTATATTTTAGCTGAACCACTGTCACAAGGGAATGAACATGTGGTACCGGTGCTTTATTCATTGGCCCCGGCTGTGTTAGTTATTCCGGTCTTATCGATGTTGCGGGGATATGTACAGGGTTTTGAACTAATGGGTATTTCGGCATTGTCACAAGTCGTCGAGCAGGTGGTGCGAGTACTTTACATGCTAGGGATGACTGCCTGGATCATGTTAGGACATCATGGAAGTTGGGTTGATGCGACGGTTCAGTCTACCTTTGCGGCCTTCTGGGGGGCGTTAGCCGGAATTTTGGTTGTCTTGATCGGCATTTTCTTAAGAAGAGGTTATTTTGCTAGTAAATTCGTGGTTCATTCACGAGAATCCAATGTTCCAGCCGGAAATTTGATTGGTAAAATGATGTGGCAAGCAATTCCAGTGGTTTTTGCTGGATCAGCTATTTCATTGGTTCAATTAATGGATCAATTCAGTTTCTTTCGATTGATGCATGATTTTACGTCGGTTAATCAAACTGATTTAAATCAAATGTTTGCACAATTTTCTTTCAACTCTAATAAATTAGTTATGCTAGTCGTTTCTTTGGCCATTGCGATGTCTGAAACGGCTTTGCCAATGTTGGCCCGCGCACATGCTAAAAATGATGCAGTGGCAACCGGTCAGCAAATTAATTATATTTTGAAATTATTAGCTTTTGTAATGGTTCCCGCTTCCTTGGGAGTGGTCGCGGTTGCTAAACCCCTTTATATTTTATTCTATGGCGCAGCTGATGTACAAAATGGGGTATTGATACTTCAATTCTCAGGTTATATTGGTTTGCTCTTTGGGGTTTATATGGTTATTCTAGCGATTAATCAGGGACTAGGTCAGTTACGTTTCACGGTTTGGTGGACATTCTTAATTTTAATATTAAAAATGGTTCTCCAATATCCAGCAATTTACTTCTTCCAAGGGATGGGACCGCTGATTGCGACCGGAATGGCCTTCTTGATTGGATTAATTTGGGCTTTAATCAAACTTTTGAAACAATACCCGATTAACTGGGCAAAATTTAATTATTCATTAATGACTATTCTTTTTTGGAGCTTAATCATGTTTGCTGTGGTGACACCAGTCGTTATTTGGATGGAAACTTTCGTAGCCGAAACTCGTTTGCAACAATCCATGGTGCTAGGCGTTGGTGTTGGTGTCGGGATCTTTATCTATGGTGCGGTCACTTTAAAGTCCCATTTAGGTCAAAATATTTTTGGAATGCGAGCGCAAATGATTGCTCATAAGTTACATTTAAAATAAATATCATTCAGCGCTAAATTAAGCTCCAATCTTGTAAATAGATTCGGTGGGTATAATTTGGCGTTTTTAATTGATTAAACTTAGGGAGAAATAGAATGATTGAGGAACAAAAAGTAATTGATTGGACCTGGATTCGGGTGCATGATATGCAACCACAGGAACGAGAAACTCTAAATCATAAATATCAAATAGCCAATGAAATGATTAATTATGCCTTAGATCCGTATGAAAGTGCACGAAACGAAATTGATGGTAATAACGTATTAACGATCTTTGATATCGTGACACCTACTTCAGATATTGCTACAACTGAACCGGTAAGCTTTATTACCAATCAAGAACAAAAATTTTTAATGACGTTTACGCGTAATGAGACAAAATACATTATCAAATACATCGACAAAATTTTGGATCAATCACAGCAAAATTTAGTACACTTTCAGCCGGTTGATATTTTAATCGATACTTTACGAATCCTATCAAGTAAATTTCAAACCGTTATTTTAGAAATTAACCGTCGGCGTAATCCGATTCAGCGTGCTTTGCGGGAGTCAAAGGCTGTGCAGGGCAAGATTGATGAGTTAATGAATTTACAGACTGATTTAATTTATCTTTTAAATTCTTTGCACAGTGACAATGAATTAATTAATAATTTAAAAAATCAAAAAATATTGAAATTGACCTTGCTCCAAATTGAGAAATTAGAGGACATTCAAGTTGAATTGCAACAGGCCCAAGATACTGGGGAATTAGCTCAATTGGTGACTAATCAAGTCGAAGATTCCTATGCATCGATTGCTAACAATAGTCTAAATTGGACGATGAAAATGTTAACTTTAGTGACGGTTGTTCTAACTATCCCCACAATTGTCAGTGGTTTTTATGGTCAAAATGTCCGATGGCTCCCCTTCGCACAAGCTCACGAAAGTTGGTTGGCAACGATTATTATTACGATTATTTTAATGATGATAACGGTGATTATTTTATGGCGTCGCGGATTTTTTAAACGATAAACATAATCCCTAATTGACTTTTACATTAATTTTAGCTAAACTTATAAAGTTATCGATAACAAAACGGAGGTAAATAACAATGGCTGTTCATTCACCATATAATTCATGGGCAAGCAAGCGTCCTGTTAGCCACGATGCTAACAAGAAAGCTCGCCAAGCAACGACTGTTAATATCCAAGCTTGGGCTAAGGGTAAAGCAGAACTTGAAAACAAGTAAGCATTTACTTGTTAACTGAAGTGAAAACGATCCTATTTCGCAGATATGCGTGTGGGATTTTTTTGTTTAAATAAAAGTTTCCGTTTAGACATGGCAGACGATTTGTTGTGATATATAATAAGTTTTTCACAATGACGTTACCATACAGACAAAAATAAAGTATAATTGAGTTGTATATAATTAATGTATTTATGGGAGGTATTAGCATGGAACAAGCTAATTTTGGCGTAATTGGTTTAGCAGTCATGGGGCGGAATCTAGCCTTGAATGTTGAATCAAGGGGTTACACGGTGGCCGTATATAATCGTTCACGTTCTAGGACAGATGATTTGGTAGCAAAGCATGCTGAAAAGCACTTTGTTCCAAGTTATACCGTCGAAGATTTTGTGAAATCAATTGAACGGCCTCGGCGAATTTTATTAATGGTTAAGGCTGGAGCGGGAACTGATGCGGTGATTGAAGAATTACTACCATTCTTGGAAAAAAATGATATTTTAATTGATGGGGGAAATACTTTCTTTGAGGATACGATACGGCGCTCAGAGTATTTAGCAGCCTCAGGCATCAATTTCATTGGAATGGGTGTTTCTGGAGGTGAATTAGGAGCCTTGGAGGGTCCTTCAATGATGCCTGGCGGGCAAAAAGAGGCTTATGATTTGGTGGAACCCATTTTGCATGAAATTGCGGCGAAGGCGCCAGAAGATGGTAAGCCAACAGTTGCTTATATTGGTCCGAATGGTGCCGGACATTATGTAAAGATGGTGCATAATGGAATTGAGTATGGTGATATGCAATTAATTGCTGAATCATATGATATTTTGAAGCGTGTTGTAGGATTGTCTCAGACGGACTTAGCACAGACCTTTAAAGAGTGGAATGCGGGCGAGCTTGATTCGTACTTAATTGAGATTACGGCGGATATTTTAACGCGTAAAGATGATTTGGGTAGTGACAAGCCAATGGTTGATATGATTTTGGATCGTGCTGGGAATAAAGGGACTGGAAAATGGTCGTCACAATCGGCACTTGCAGTTGGAGCTCCACAATCTTTGATTACTGAATCCGTATATTCTCGATATATTTCAGCGATGAAGGATGATCGGGTGGCTGCATCTGAGGAATTACATGGTCCGCAATATCAATTTAATGGTGATTTAGGAGCAACCGTGGAGGATCTACGTCAAGCTTTGTATTTTGGAAAGATCATGTCTTATGCTCAAGGGTTTGATCAGTTACGCATGGCTTCGGATCACTATGATTGGGATCTGCCATTTGGTGAATTAGCGCAACTATGGCGGGCAGGGGCGATTATCCGAGCTCGTTTCTTGCAACGCATTACAGACGCCTTTGATGCTGATCCGGCTTTACATAACCTATTGTTGAATGAATACTTTAAGACCATTGCTGAGAAGTACCAAGGGGCAGCTCGGCGTGTAGTCGCTTTGGCAGTGGAAGCTGGAATTCCAGCACCATCCCTTTCTGCGGCAGTGGCTTACTATGATTCATATCGTTCAGCTGTTTTGCCTGCCAACTTAATTCAAGCTCAACGGGATTACTTTGGAGCCCACACCTATGAACGAGTCGATCAACCGGCTGGTCAAATGTATCACTATAGTTGGTATGATGAGGCTTAAGTTCTAATTTTAATTAATCGTTTAAAGATCGCTTTCTCTTGAGATCGATCTTTTTTGTTATAAAAATTTGTTATAAAAAACATTTAGTGTTCGTGAATTAATACCTATTTAATAGGTTAATACTTTTTATAATTGTATTTTTAATAAATTTCACAAAAACATCATAATTTCATCCGGATTTAAATTGTAACCGTAAAAAATGTGTGATATGGTGGAAAAAAGTCTTTTTGGGGGATGTTGAAGAGGGTAGGGAGTAATAATATGCAAACAAAATCAAGTGTTAATTTGAAGCGTGATTTAGGAATTATTTCTGGTTTATCACTGGTTGTTGGAACCGTGATTGGATCGGGAATTTTTTTCAAACAAGCGAGTGTTTTGGAGATGGCCGGCGGACAAACACAAGGTTTATTAGCTTGGGGCTTAGGTGGTGTTATCACTTTAGCAGCGGGCTTGACCATTGCTGAAGTTGGTTCGCGGATTCCTAAGGCGGGAGGGCTCTATAGTTACATTGATGGAATTTATGGACATCTCATGGGATTTTTAACAGGTTGGTCACAGGTAGTTGTATATGCACCGGCCGTAATTGCTTCAATTGGGGGTTACGCAGCGCATTTGACGGCTAATTTTTTGGGAATCGATTTAGGTTGGTCCCGGCTTATTGGGATTGGGTATATCTTTTTTGTGATGGGTTTAAATCTATTAGAAAATCGCATTGCGGCCGGTTTTGCAGTTTTAACCACGGCAGTTAAGATGGTTCCCATTGTGATTTTAATTGGTTACGGCTTGTTTTTTGGCCGAGTAGACGCTTTAGGACAGACAGTTACTCAAGTTGCAG
Proteins encoded:
- a CDS encoding magnesium transporter CorA family protein, which codes for MIEEQKVIDWTWIRVHDMQPQERETLNHKYQIANEMINYALDPYESARNEIDGNNVLTIFDIVTPTSDIATTEPVSFITNQEQKFLMTFTRNETKYIIKYIDKILDQSQQNLVHFQPVDILIDTLRILSSKFQTVILEINRRRNPIQRALRESKAVQGKIDELMNLQTDLIYLLNSLHSDNELINNLKNQKILKLTLLQIEKLEDIQVELQQAQDTGELAQLVTNQVEDSYASIANNSLNWTMKMLTLVTVVLTIPTIVSGFYGQNVRWLPFAQAHESWLATIIITIILMMITVIILWRRGFFKR
- the gndA gene encoding NADP-dependent phosphogluconate dehydrogenase; translated protein: MEQANFGVIGLAVMGRNLALNVESRGYTVAVYNRSRSRTDDLVAKHAEKHFVPSYTVEDFVKSIERPRRILLMVKAGAGTDAVIEELLPFLEKNDILIDGGNTFFEDTIRRSEYLAASGINFIGMGVSGGELGALEGPSMMPGGQKEAYDLVEPILHEIAAKAPEDGKPTVAYIGPNGAGHYVKMVHNGIEYGDMQLIAESYDILKRVVGLSQTDLAQTFKEWNAGELDSYLIEITADILTRKDDLGSDKPMVDMILDRAGNKGTGKWSSQSALAVGAPQSLITESVYSRYISAMKDDRVAASEELHGPQYQFNGDLGATVEDLRQALYFGKIMSYAQGFDQLRMASDHYDWDLPFGELAQLWRAGAIIRARFLQRITDAFDADPALHNLLLNEYFKTIAEKYQGAARRVVALAVEAGIPAPSLSAAVAYYDSYRSAVLPANLIQAQRDYFGAHTYERVDQPAGQMYHYSWYDEA